A genomic region of Plasmodium malariae genome assembly, chromosome: 14 contains the following coding sequences:
- the PmUG01_14023300 gene encoding V-type proton ATPase subunit H, putative, translating to MANDSGISVITKIVESEQKNQILHDSILNKMPCYDKYAEINILSSEEVQLLKKFHDFNKKEKFDYFKENDMIVSVLFNCLQTDFNIHLIQYVLTIFYEIIRNDGSSYSYILSILSDKNLYTYLMKLCTHNDIYIADKSSFLLSGSFCYNNNYFTDTEIKDFILKIDFFNVTEEGKMDIYINILKIDEYRKDIYELEQFLTIINKNLDLANNNANKQYKSVFCVWLLTFKDYFIRKLYKNNIIIVVINLFKKCRVEKILRVSLNIIKNIMHMDDCFEIIVDNNIIQTLTVLQYDKWRDNDIYDTIVQLLHKLDQRVKNYSNFERYCHELSNGKLKWSILHTEKFWLENVMQFEKDEFKAIQQLSDIIKNYAHNFAHKNDSNQTKEEVDNVTVAVACFDIGEFARLYPNGKKICQKFKIKENVMILIATKDRDIVREALLCAQKIMLNNWQSLSNAK from the exons atggCAAATGATAGTGGAATTAGcgttattacaaaaattgtGGAATCTGAACAGAAGAATCAA aTACTACATGATTCcattttaaacaaaatgcCATGCTATGACAAGTACGCAGAGATTAACATTTTGTCTTCGGAAGAAGTACagttgttaaaaaaatttcatgatttcaacaaaaaggaaaaattcgATTATTTTAAGGAAAATGATATGATTGTAtctgtattatttaattgtCTTCAAACAGattttaatattcatttaattcaatatgtattaacaatattttatgaaattataagAAATGATGGAAGTTcttatagttatattttaagtatacTAAGTGATAAAAACTTATATACctatttaatgaaattgTGTACACACAACGATATTTATATAGCTGATAAAAGTTCTTTCCTACTGTCTGGGAGCTTTTGCtataacaataattattttacagatacagaaataaaagattttattttaaaaatagacTTTTTTAATGTAACAGAAGAAGGGaaaatggatatatatataaatatattaaaaatagatgAATATAGAAAAGATATATACGAATTAGAACaatttttaacaataataaataaaaatttagatTTGGCTAATAATAATGCTAATAAGCAGTACAAATCCGTTTTCTGTGTATGGTTACTTACATTTAAGGATTATTTTATTaggaaattatataaaaacaatattattatagttgtaattaatttatttaaaaaatgtagagTAGAAAAGATATTAAGGGTATctctaaatataattaagaaTATAATGCATATGGATGATTGCTTTGAGATTATAGTAGATAACAACATAATTCAAACATTAACTGTTCTACAATATGACAAATGGAGAGATAACGATATATATGACACAATAGTTCAGCTTTTACACAAATTGGATCAGCGCGTGAAGAACTACAG CAATTTTGAGAGGTACTGTCATGAACTTTCAAatggaaaattaaaatggtCCATTTTGCACACAGAAAAATTCTGGCTCGAAAATGTAATGCAATTTGAGAAGGATGAATTTAAAGCTATACAACAGTTATcggatataataaaaaattatgcccACAATTTTGCACATAAGAATGATTCAAATCAAACAAAAGAGGAAGTAGACAATGTGACAGTGGCTGTAGCATGTTTTGACATTGGAGAGTTTGCAAGGTTATATCCAAATGGAAAGAAAATTTGCcagaaatttaaaataaaagaaaatgttaTGATTTTAATTGCAACAAAGGATAGGGATATAGTTCGAGAAGCGCTGCTGTGTGCGCAGAAAATTATGTTGAATAACTGGCAAAGTTTATCaaatgcaaaataa
- the PmUG01_14023400 gene encoding conserved Plasmodium protein, unknown function — protein sequence MLGKRKLVEAQQQKKKKKWIEELDDDSEEIDLDCLNNLDENEKFDLEEEEDEEKEDLNEKGKYLNKKDLEEVEKDDDTNETNNDGSICNGNNKKKKRYDWMSSDDEDISSDEEEEDEEKYENGRKNGSKNESKNLDEQNKSSGDHKESSSDTNRELNEKENGILNLINNKENSSNNNSNATINRAENDNLVNEDNDTNNNIPEIIDNINKYSINPLDVKLEEIEHIISFVYFQNIHFNCITEHLVEFLENYTNNKIIQINSDKSTNYTIIYKYDEKSNDKVIINKFSHFGKLFVHVKNYQDVLRLLKLNDTEFMGRIIKSTQAYKKKSSFFILQAPSHYKYFIQVVVNEKNKNNSNYVWMR from the exons atgcTAGGAAAGAGGAAGCTAGTTGAGGCCCAGCaacagaaaaagaaaaaaaaatggattgAAGAATTAGATGACGATTCAGAAGAGATAGATTTGGATTGTTTAAACAATTtagatgaaaatgaaaaatttgatttagaagaggaggaagatgaggaaaaagaagacctgaatgaaaaaggaaaatatctGAATAAAAAGGATTTAGAAGAGGTTGAAAAAGATGATGACACAAATGAAACAAACAATGATGGTAGCATATGTAAtgggaataataaaaagaaaaaaaggtatgACTGGATGAGTAGCGATGATGAAGATATATCGAGTGATGAGGAAGAAGAAGACGAGGAGAAATACGAGAATGGGCGTAAAAATGGAAGCaaaaatgaaagtaaaaatttagatgaacaaaataaaagttcGGGAGATCATAAAGAAAGTAGTAGTGACACAAATAGggaattaaatgaaaaggaaaatggaattttaaatttaataaataataaggagaatagcagtaataataatagtaatgcAACTATAAATAGGGcagaaaatgataatttagtaaatgaagataatgatactaataataacatCCCGGAAATTattgataatataaataaatattcaataaaTCCATTGGATGTAAAACTGGAAGAAATTGAACATATTATATCTTTTGTTTATTTCCAAAACAttcattttaattgtatTACGGAACATTTAGTGGAATTTTTAGAGAATTATacaaacaataaaattatacaaattaatTCAGATAAATCAACCAattatacaattatatataaatatgatgaaaaaagtaatgacaaggttattataaataaattttcacaTTTTGGGAAATTATTTGTTCATGTGAAAAATTATCAA gatgTTCTTAGGCTActtaaattaaatgataCTGAATTCATGGGGAGAATAATAAA ATCTACACAAGCATATAAGAAGAAAAGCAGtttctttattttacaaGCACCATCCCACTACAa GTACTTTATCCAAGTTGTagttaatgaaaaaaacaagaataaTTCGAATTATGTATGGATGagataa
- the PmUG01_14023500 gene encoding RED-like protein, putative, translated as MSGELTNNDFRIVFDNYEREKKEKENNALLKEEKKLKRKQKYLIKKKKNEEKQEQKYRDRAAERRKGIIKDVKDASVLYNNVNNTIDESKFMGGDVEHTHLVKGLDFLLLNKVRNKLIDKISSEREKLKGNRTTGIGSSGGLFSNKIPSFSNDESKNIFKYFFLYEHPHHIHFKKKIENIYDNIMNNMKFKNYNKNIHAINYKYNIGMDVDKNDVPIKYIYNVDDIKTKYTYYLKNSFIEEIDTCFKWHMENRKKKKSERLSKRPLTTNLLKKEEHIYDDDDIDIFKKCDDTASNSNNNLEENSTNLLSNVYNFTNSNVNNSKGIDTKTSQNNYDIITQKGVREELDKEKNEEYKMYDMNNNLNLFKPESILRRATSKVSNENKNSLTQNIFADTYEECYPGYGNN; from the coding sequence atgtctggtgaattaacaaataatgaCTTTCGTATTGTTTTTGATAATtatgaaagagaaaaaaaagaaaaagaaaataatgcGTTACTaaaggaggaaaaaaaattgaagagaaaacaaaaatatttaataaaaaaaaaaaagaatgaagaAAAACAGGAGCAAAAGTACAGAGATAGAGCAGCAGAAAGAAGAAAGGGCATAATAAAAGATGTAAAAGACGCAAgtgtattatataacaatGTAAATAATACGATTGATGAATCCAAATTTATGGGAGGTGATGTTGAACATACACATTTGGTAAAGGGTCTtgatttcttattattaaataaagtaaGAAATAAATTGATTGATAAAATTAGTTCAGAAAGGGAAAAATTGAAAGGAAATAGAACTACTGGCATCGGTAGTAGTGGTGgtcttttttctaataaaataCCTTCCTTTTCGAATGATgaatcaaaaaatatttttaaatatttttttttgtatgaacATCCACACCACATacattttaagaaaaaaattgaaaatatttacgataatattatgaataatatgaaatttaaaaattataataagaatattcacgcaattaattataaatataacatagGCATGGATGTGGACAAAAATGATGTAcccattaaatatatatataatgtagatgatataaaaacgaaatatacatattactTAAAAAACTCTTTTATTGAAGAAATTGATACTTGTTTTAAATGGCATATggaaaataggaaaaaaaaaaaaagtgaaaggTTATCAAAAAGGCCCCTAACAACGAaccttttaaaaaaggaggaACACATTTACGATGATGACGATATtgacatttttaaaaagtgtGATGATACGgctagtaatagtaataataatttagaagAAAATAGTACCAACTTGTTAAGTAATGTTTACAATTTCACTAATAGTAATGTAAATAACAGTAAAGGTATAGATACCAAAACGAgtcaaaataattatgatattataaCGCAAAAAGGAGTCAGGGAAGAACTcgacaaagaaaaaaacgaagaatataaaatgtatgatATGAACAATaacttaaatttatttaagcCTGAAAGTATTCTTAGAAGAGCAACTAGCAAAGtttcaaatgaaaataagaataGTTTAACTCAAAACATTTTTGCAGATACTTATGAAGAATGTTACCCAGGATATGGtaacaattaa
- the PmUG01_14023600 gene encoding U1 small nuclear ribonucleoprotein A, putative yields MNSKTVNNANNNKGTIEPFTNSNIHPIPSDIHNSSQNQLINKTTNNRNNSTNNVQNENFILLNSNYCSVDMQNKGNNITNESYIKLEQNYNGDITNANNFTPNNDSTKRNSIPSNGTGNADNIETLNNSNNMNSSGNSSATVNLNTSANSNSCADPNANVNPDENANTNNIINNSHNNANYNMNPNCNPNMNYNMHGKAMGNAKTMYSQYPVNMNALMNMYPNNDNMPNPLRMPMYPTQQNIVYNNNMNFMNSKAYLKHLKYNKVITADPSIQPNETLYVKNLNDRIKSEEMKKSLKDLFKQYGVIEDLIVMKSFWRKGQAWIVYDNIESSTKALNALQGFVLFGKIMQINYSHNKSDIHSKRDGTFVERSKQPKKPKQILEREQRQKEIFERMHRSYLEMQMKNFNIMNNIEIEKKQKIDLSQMDKQALIAKAQAKAYEEKNKKKGEDLSKRNNINNNNNMYHPPFYPMNNFVPIQSNVVIACKILFVENVVENVNTQAFNDLFKNFAGFIEARIIPQRNVAFVDYSDEAAATYAMKALQNYELQGSKLKISYAKR; encoded by the exons atgaaTAGCAAAACGGTAAACAATGCAAACAATAATAAGGGGACTATTGAACCTTTCACGAATTCAAACATACATCCGATACCTAGTGATATTCATAACAGTTCGCAGAATCaactaataaataaaacaactaataatagaaataatagcACAAACAAcgtacaaaatgaaaatttcaTACTTTTAAATTCGAATTATTGTAGTGTAGATATGCAGAATaaaggaaataatattacCAATGAAAGTTATATCAAATTGGAGCAAAATTATAATGGGGATATTACGAATGCTAATAATTTTACCCCCAATAATGATAGTACTAAAAGAAATTCCATACCCTCAAACGGCACAGGAAATGCAGATAACATTGAAACTCTGAATAATTCgaataatatgaacagtTCAGGTAATTCCAGTGCAActgtaaatttaaatacGAGTGCAAATTCAAATTCATGTGCAGATCCAAATGCGAATGTAAATCCAGATGAAAATGCCaatactaataatattataaataattctcATAATAACgcaaattataatatgaatCCAAATTGCAATCCAAATATGAATTACAATATGCACGGAAAAGCAATGGGTAATGCAAAGACAATGTATAGCCAGTATCCAGTAAATATGAATGCACTAATGAATATGTATccaaataatgataatatgcCAAATCCTTTACGAATGCCTATGTATCCAACACAGcaaaatatagtatataataataatatgaattttatgaatagtaaagcatatttaaaacacctaaagtataataaagtaattaCTGCTGATCCAAGCATACAGCCAAATGAAACATTAtacgtaaaaaatttaaatgatagAATTAAATctgaagaaatgaaaaaaagctTAAAAGATCTATTCAAACAATATGGAGTAATTGAAGATTTAATAGTTATGAAATCCTTTTGGAGAAAGGGACAAGCGTGGATTGTTTATGACAATATTGAAAGTTCAACAAAAGCATTAAATGCATTACAAGGATTTGTACTATTCGgaaaaataatgcaaataaattattctcaTAACAAAAGTGACATACATTCAAAAAGAGATGGTACATTTGTTGAAAGATCAAAACAGCCAAAAAAACCAAAACAAATACTTGAACGAGAGCAAAgacaaaaagaaatttttgaGAGAATGCATAGGAGTTATTTGGAAAtgcaaatgaaaaattttaatataatgaataatattgaaatagaaaaaaaacagaaaattgATTTAAGTCAAATGGATAAACAAGCATTAATTGCAAAAGCCCAAGCAAAAgcatatgaagaaaaaaataaaaaaaaaggcgaAGATTTgtcaaaaagaaataatattaataataataataatatgtatcaTCCACCTTTTTACCCTATGAACAACTTCGTGCCTATACAAAGTAATGTAGTAATAGCatgcaaaattttatttgtcGAAAATGTTGTAGAAAATGTTAACACTCAAGCTTTCaatgatttatttaaaaattttgctGGATTTATTGAAGCTAGAATTATTCCACAAAGAAATGTTGCCTTTGTTGACTATTCTGACGAAGCAGCAGCAACCTATGCAATGAAAG ctttacaaaattatgaattacAAGGatccaaattaaaaatatcatatgcCAAAAGATAA
- the PmUG01_14023700 gene encoding exosome complex component RRP40, putative, protein MEDTVFISGDYVNVEKNKINKINENNFEKIHDSEYDSIYRSKCSGILLKTPYYPYKYDIMNKSHKYIPKVGDLVIGIVKSKKLDYYIMDINCNCECIIHKIESFKYATKSSFPNLMNGTLLYMIVEKINLDNNSVVASCINSADVKSWINYENYLGELVDGFLFPVNISYSKSLIGDRCYILDLIGKDINYEIAIGHNGRVWVKTDDPQETNMIHSALRYSYGMTKTQMDVLWKSINNLRKKAT, encoded by the exons atggaAGATACTGTTTTTATAAGCGGGGATTATGTTAATgttgagaaaaataaaataaataaaattaatgaaaataattttgagaAAATTCATGACAGTGAGTATGACAGCATATACAGAAGTAAATGTTCAGGGATCTTGTTAAAAACACCATATTATCcttataaatatgatataatgaACAAAAGCCACAAGTATATACCCAAAGTAGGTGATCTAGTAATAGGTATAGTAAAATCAAAGAAGCtagattattatattatggaTATCAATTGTAACTGTGAATGTATTATACACAAAATTGAGAGTTTTAAGTATGCTACAAAAAGTAGTTTTCCTAACTTAATGAACGGTACATTGCTATATATGATagtggaaaaaattaatttggATAATAATAGTGTTGTTGCTAGCTGTATTAATTCAGCAGATGTAAAATCATGGATAAATTATGAGAATTATTTGGGGGAATTAGTAGATGGCTTTTTATTTCCAGTTAATATTTCTTACTCAAAAAGCTTAATAGGAGACAGGtgttatatattagattTAATTGGGAAAGATATTAATTACGAAATAGCAATTGGTCATAATGGAAG aGTATGGGTTAAAACGGATGATCCGCAGGAAACTAATATGATACACAGCGCTCTGCGGTACTCCTATGGGATGACTAAAACACAG aTGGATGTTTTATGGAAGTCTATTAATAACTTACGTAAAAAAgctacataa
- the UTP6 gene encoding U3 small nucleolar RNA-associated protein 6, putative, which produces MMNKVCKFLDNMVYEFNDLQRKGIFTENEIRAIANKRRHHEYSIVGTSSLLINFILYLEFEMNLESLREKRKSEKKDQLTEEIQEYNILIKSHHCEYINLKKEMKKEKCAKKWKNIKKSLHKIENDIKHYKNCILKIEKKLEKLLQYSLSDNSLSKRIIKIFQSCLKKHYNNILVWLHYFNFCFIKHKKDELENAILHSLKYHMKNELIWLFYLYYFYTIRKNILYTRKLYARAILFVPSSLCLNILYFNIEFDILFKLLENFRQKEDNSNNKFGKFNEFCRNERKREAGNDETVGRTNKDLLKINIDENNDANEHIDKESNEDESTTIKDEEKYGLDVVIFLAKRYLKTFQKDKSNLYIFIVILLNVYLKMEKNKWINNYILQYQDFKNLVFDSIEMYKLEQPCFYYYLFINKCVRKGNLDFYQDNDFLFLKNNYYTNYSNNFFKNCSKNNILHTYFNATEINSLLLDLFNSLNNDLMIYLFCLLLTNIFYTFNDYNNISDVFKIDVSNSVKLPHEENSVAKLTDITLDEIEQDKQKEQSNECKSNKNILFYMNDPVLTSHEKLKIFQFLKDEIFLCGNYKFDRINTEYIKERDAGTYHFLHKLNFFACVCLFENRHSQVSKNNLIYDVDEIGRNCDILSSMLYFSLFNKKNLEMSKMKKKRPHVVDQILITQHCQNKKRKMTPTLLRKEHNELNNKVMNSHLKMKAANCKNVYESDSDNMSISESESGGENESGGESESGGESENGGESESGGESESEDRSECKNQCSGASGSESKSKDENESEIQSAVESGSEGDNQRRKLNEEDKSTEGKMELSGNKTNFLKENKVPEKEVFIIDELLLLLSKEIETFVKIAILKCILNLIIFLNNEDIKHYLTRAVAEEYEKIRKKPLNSLTKNEVNNLIHLYKKVYNDELKAI; this is translated from the coding sequence ATGATGAACAAGGTATGTAAATTTTTGGATAATATGGTTTACGAGTTTAACGACTTGCAGAGGAAAGGCATATTTAcagaaaatgaaataagaGCAATTGCAAATAAAAGAAGACATCACGAATACTCAATTGTTGGTACCTCttctttattaattaacttcattttatatttagaatTTGAGATGAACCTAGAAAGTTTAAGGGAAAAGAGAAagtcagaaaaaaaagatcaaCTAACAGAGGAAATTCAAGAGTATAATATACTGATAAAAAGTCACCATTGTGAGtacattaatttaaaaaaagaaatgaaaaaggaaaaatgtgccaagaaatggaaaaatataaaaaagtcattacataaaattgaaaatgatattaaacattataaaaattgcatcttaaaaattgaaaagaaactagaaaaattattacaatataGTTTATCAGATAACTCTTTATCAAAAAggataattaaaatttttcaatcatgtttaaaaaaacattataataatattctaGTATGgttacattattttaacttttgCTTTATAAAGCACAAAAAAGATGAATTAGAAAATGCTATATTGCATAGTCTAAAATATCATATGAAGAATGAATTAATATGGTTATTTTAcctttactatttttatactatacgaaaaaatatactttatacAAGGAAGTTGTATGCAAGGGCTATCTTATTTGTACCTAGTAGCCTTTGTCTAAACatactatattttaatatagaatttgatatactttttaaattattagaaAACTTTAGGCAGAAAGAAGATAATTCGAATAACAAGTTTGGgaaatttaatgaattttGTAGAAATGAGAGGAAAAGAGAAGCAGGAAATGATGAAACTGTTGGAAGGACGAATAAGGACcttctaaaaataaacatcGATGAAAATAACGACGCGAATGAGCATATAGACAAGGAAAGCAATGAGGACGAATCTACTACTATTAAAGACGAAGAAAAATATGGCCTAGAcgtagtaatatttttagcaAAAAGATACCTTAAAACTTTTCAGAAAGATAAAagcaatttatatattttcatagttatacttttaaatgtgtatttaaaaatggaaaaaaataaatggatCAATAATTACATTCTTCAGTATCaagattttaaaaatttagttTTTGATTCAATAGAAATGTATAAACTTGAGCAACcatgtttttattactatttattcattaataaatgtGTGCGTAAGGGAAATTTAGACTTTTATCAAGATAAcgattttctctttttaaaaaataattactacACCAATTacagtaataatttttttaaaaattgctCTAAAAACAATATTCTTCACACATATTTCAACGCAACTGAAATAAACAGTTTACTGCTTGATCTGTTTAACTCCCTTAATAATGAccttatgatatatttattttgcttacTACTTACGAACATATTTTATACGTTCAATGATTATAACAACATTTCCGACGTTTTTAAAATAGACGTTTCTAATAGTGTAAAATTACCCCATGAGGAGAACTCCGTGGCTAAATTGACAGATATTACACTTGATGAAATAGAACAggataaacaaaaagaacaaagCAATGAATGCAAAAGCAATAAGAATATACTGTTTTATATGAACGATCCCGTATTAACAAGTCAtgagaaattaaaaatttttcaatttttaaaggatgaaatatttttgtgtggtaattataaatttgatAGAATTAAtacagaatatataaaagaaagagaCGCAGGTacttatcattttttacataagcTAAATTTTTTTGCGTGTGTATGTTTATTTGAAAACAGGCATTCTCAagtaagtaaaaataatctCATTTACGATGTTGACGAAATTGGTAGAAACTGTGATATTCTCTCATCAATGCTTTACTTTTCCTTATTTAACAAGAAAAACCTCGAAATGAGTAAGATGAAAAAGAAGCGACCTCACGTAGTTGATCAAATTCTTATAACACAACATTGTCAAAACAAAAAACGGAAAATGACACCCACTCTCCTGAGGAAGGAACACAACGAACTAAACAATAAGGTAATGAACTCTCATCTTAAAATGAAGGCAGCcaattgtaaaaatgtttatgAAAGTGATAGCGATAATATGAGTATAAGTGAAAGTGAAAGTGGGGGTGAAAATGAAAGCGGAGGTGAAAGTGAAAGCGGAGGTGAAAGTGAAAACGGAGGTGAAAGTGAAAGCGGAGGTGAAAGTGAAAGCGAAGATAGAAGCGAATGTAAAAACCAATGTAGTGGCGCAAGTGGAAGCGAAAGTAAAAGCaaagatgaaaatgaaaGTGAAATCCAAAGTGCAGTTGAAAGTGGTAGCGAAGGAGATAATCAAAGGAGAAAACTGAATGAGGAGGACAAAAGTACCGAAGGAAAAATGGAACTGAGTGGAAATAAAacgaattttttaaaagaaaacaaagtACCCGAAAAAGAAGTTTTTATTATCGATGAATTGCTTTTGTTACTTAGTAAAGAAATTGAaacatttgtaaaaatagCCATTTTAAAGTGTATCTTAaacttaattatatttttaaataatgaggACATAAAACACTACTTAACTAGGGCAGTCGCAGAAGagtatgaaaaaataaggaaaaaaccACTAAACAGCTTGacaaaaaatgaagtaaataatttaatccATTTGTATAAAAAAGTGTATAATGATGAACTTAAAGCAATATAA
- the PmUG01_14023900 gene encoding DnaJ protein, putative, producing MDEPKTIEKKLQDEGLHMENILKNEITQGNDGNGKNVEIHISSDSKEKNGNSSNSGNISNPLGRIVTNCDKSNKGVDNIANSEKGTSKNNNESDNNSFSGIDNNNVSTEKEEIEEVNEDKLNELFDDFLKDIENVSTTKDNNQDGEKKLNKGDAQKEIRRILANKNSSPFEIFEICENINMEIIKSKYRRLSVLIHPDKCKIEKASEAFHILNKAYEELKKDDIKDQYKSVYEIAKKNIIKKLNLKKKKNEIGEYLNQKEDEYEISKEVKQLINEECEILLKEQKEKIEYAQKCKLANLRYAQEKEEEKMQEELKKEKERKLWVEGQDERVNSWKNFKKENLKSEKEFQLYKNVSKKKEERTEEEKKKLKKLPISNNEQSNMHKKRRKK from the coding sequence atggaTGAACCAAAAACTATAGAAAAAAAGCTACAAGATGAAGGATTACATATGGAGAATAttctaaaaaatgaaattactCAGGGGAACGATGGGAATGGGAAAAATGTGGAAATTCATATAAGTAGTGATAGTAAGGAGAAAAATGGCAATTCATCGAATAGTGGTAATATAAGTAACCCATTAGGAAGAATAGTAACAAATTGTGATAAGAGTAATAAAGGAGTAGATAATATTGCAAATAGCGAGAAGGGTACATCcaaaaataataacgaaAGTGATAATAACTCATTTAGCGGgattgataataataatgtaagtactgaaaaggaagaaatagAAGAAGTAAATGAAGATAAATTGAACGAATTGTTTGATGACTTCTTAAAAGACATAGAAAATGTTTCCACAACAAAGGATAACAACCAAGATGGggagaaaaaattaaataaaggaGATGCACAAAAGGAGATAAGAAGAATATTagctaataaaaatagctCACCGTTTGAAATCTTTGAGATATgcgaaaatataaatatggagataataaaaagtaaatatagaAGATTATCTGTCCTCATTCATCCTGATAAATGTAAGATTGAAAAAGCTAGTGAAGcgtttcatattttaaataaagcatatgaagaattaaaaaaagatgataTTAAAGATCAATATAAGAGTGTCTACGAAATAGccaaaaaaaacataataaaaaaattaaatttaaaaaagaaaaaaaacgaaataggTGAGTATTTAAACCAAAAAGAAGACGAATATGAAATTAGTAAGGAGGTGAAACAGCTAATTAATGAAGAATGTGAAATTTTACTAAAAGAACAAAAGGAGAAAATAGAATATGCTCAAAAATGTAAACTAGCCAATCTGAGATATGCTCAGgaaaaagaggaagaaaaaatgcAGGAGgagttaaaaaaagaaaaagaaagaaaattatgGGTTGAAGGACAAGACGAACGGGTAAATAGttggaaaaattttaaaaaggaaaatttgaAAAGTGAGAAAGAATTtcagttatataaaaatgtaagtaaaaagaaagaagaacgaacagaagaagaaaagaagaaattgaaaaaacTTCCTATTAGCAACAACGAGCAAAGTAATATGcataagaaaagaagaaaaaaatga